The Methanobacterium lacus genome includes a region encoding these proteins:
- a CDS encoding malate dehydrogenase, translated as MKVSVIGASGRVGKAAAFCLAEENSVNNLVLISRKESFDKVEGEALDMYDALAAKDVNVKITASYDFEDVKNSDIVVLSAGQPRSSGMSRMDVAVPNAKIVAEYARAIAKFAPESVILVVTNPVDIMTHVALKASGFDKHKVFGLGNHLDSLRLKNLISQHFNIHVSEIHTRVMGEHGDNMVPIMSSTSIGGILLKYFKGYDDFDMDRTVEKVKNAGNYVIKKKGATEYGPAFAISNIAMIVLNDEKKILTVSALLDGEIEGVKDVCLGVPVKLGIDGIERIIPIIMTERERKAFLKAAEEVKTKTEEVMNAIDL; from the coding sequence TTGAAAGTTAGTGTAATTGGAGCATCTGGAAGAGTTGGTAAAGCAGCAGCATTCTGCCTTGCGGAAGAAAACTCTGTGAACAATTTAGTGCTTATCTCAAGAAAGGAAAGCTTTGATAAAGTTGAAGGAGAGGCTCTTGATATGTACGATGCATTGGCTGCTAAAGATGTTAATGTGAAGATCACGGCCTCATATGATTTTGAAGATGTAAAAAATTCTGACATTGTGGTTCTAAGTGCAGGACAACCAAGAAGCTCTGGAATGTCTAGAATGGACGTTGCCGTACCAAATGCTAAGATAGTGGCAGAATATGCCCGTGCAATTGCCAAGTTTGCACCAGAATCAGTTATACTCGTTGTAACCAACCCTGTAGATATAATGACTCATGTAGCTTTAAAAGCTTCTGGATTTGATAAACATAAGGTATTTGGTCTGGGAAACCATTTAGATTCTTTAAGACTGAAAAATCTCATATCTCAACACTTCAATATCCATGTAAGTGAGATACACACCAGGGTAATGGGTGAACATGGAGATAACATGGTTCCAATAATGAGTTCCACATCCATAGGAGGCATACTTCTTAAATATTTCAAGGGCTATGATGATTTTGACATGGACAGAACAGTAGAAAAGGTTAAAAATGCAGGTAACTACGTGATCAAGAAGAAGGGAGCTACAGAGTACGGACCAGCATTTGCAATTTCTAATATAGCCATGATTGTTTTGAATGACGAAAAGAAAATATTGACTGTGAGTGCGCTTTTAGATGGGGAAATTGAAGGTGTAAAAGATGTATGCCTTGGAGTTCCAGTCAAGTTGGGTATTGATGGGATTGAAAGAATAATTCCAATAATCATGACAGAAAGAGAAAGGAAAGCCTTTTTAAAAGCAGCAGAGGAAGTTAAAACTAAAACTGAAGAAGTTATGAATGCGATAGATCTTTGA
- a CDS encoding HEAT repeat domain-containing protein, giving the protein MEREANIERLIQTLKDDDELVQTQAMGLLEEIGEPAVDKLMIAADDDDKDIRKGSIRVLGIIADPSAIDVLIESLNDPNKWVRREASTALGNMGDPAVDPLIKTLKDENWRVRGGAAWALGKIANKKAVEPLIVAMDDESGFVRGGAAWALGNMGDERGIEPLKKALNDKSSYVRRVSQKFLDKLE; this is encoded by the coding sequence ATGGAACGTGAAGCAAATATTGAAAGACTCATACAGACCCTTAAAGATGATGATGAATTGGTGCAAACTCAGGCCATGGGACTTTTAGAGGAAATTGGAGAACCCGCTGTGGATAAACTAATGATTGCTGCCGATGATGATGATAAAGATATTCGGAAAGGATCTATACGCGTTCTAGGAATAATAGCTGATCCAAGTGCAATTGATGTACTAATAGAATCCTTGAATGATCCCAACAAATGGGTTAGGAGGGAAGCTTCCACTGCACTCGGAAATATGGGTGATCCTGCAGTTGATCCTCTGATTAAAACTCTTAAAGATGAAAATTGGCGTGTTCGTGGAGGAGCAGCATGGGCTCTGGGTAAAATAGCTAATAAAAAAGCTGTTGAACCTCTAATTGTAGCTATGGATGATGAAAGTGGCTTTGTTCGAGGAGGAGCAGCATGGGCACTTGGAAACATGGGGGATGAAAGGGGAATTGAACCCCTTAAAAAAGCTTTAAATGATAAAAGCAGTTATGTTAGAAGGGTTTCTCAGAAATTTTTAGACAAACTGGAATAA
- the aksF gene encoding homoisocitrate dehydrogenase, which yields MYTLTVIPGDGVGPEVTDAVLHIIDALDLNFDYTTADAGEECYKKTGTTIPEETISLAKKSDATLFGAVTTVPGMKSAIITLRKELGLYANLRPVKSYDGIDSLYKDLDILIVRENSEGLYSGIEEYTPEGAIATRVITKVASERICRFAFDQSIKLGRKKVTAVHKANVLKKTDGIFRGEFLKVSEEYPEIETDEKYVDAAAMFMVSKPQIFDVMVTTNLFGDILSDEGAGLVGGLGVAPSANIGDDNALFEPVHGSAPDIAGKGISNPSAMILSAVMMLDYLGEAEQAQELENALLDVLSSSKVTTPDLGGSSKTIEMANEIRSKLI from the coding sequence TTGTACACTTTAACTGTTATTCCAGGAGACGGTGTTGGGCCTGAGGTTACCGATGCTGTACTTCATATTATTGATGCTTTAGATTTGAATTTTGATTACACAACAGCCGATGCTGGAGAGGAATGTTACAAAAAAACTGGAACAACCATCCCTGAAGAGACAATTTCGCTTGCAAAAAAATCTGACGCCACACTTTTTGGAGCTGTTACAACAGTTCCTGGAATGAAAAGTGCCATAATAACCCTTAGAAAAGAATTGGGCCTCTATGCAAACCTAAGGCCAGTAAAATCATATGATGGTATTGATTCGTTATACAAAGACCTTGATATTTTAATTGTCAGGGAAAATAGTGAAGGTCTTTACTCTGGAATTGAAGAGTACACCCCAGAAGGTGCAATTGCAACTAGGGTAATTACCAAGGTTGCTTCTGAAAGAATATGTAGATTTGCATTTGATCAGTCCATAAAATTGGGGAGAAAAAAGGTTACAGCTGTTCATAAGGCTAACGTGCTCAAGAAAACAGATGGAATTTTTCGTGGGGAGTTTCTCAAAGTTTCAGAAGAATATCCAGAAATAGAAACCGATGAAAAGTACGTTGATGCTGCGGCCATGTTCATGGTTTCTAAACCCCAAATCTTTGATGTGATGGTTACAACAAACCTTTTTGGAGATATACTCTCTGATGAGGGTGCAGGATTAGTAGGTGGATTGGGTGTAGCACCTTCCGCAAATATTGGGGATGATAATGCACTTTTTGAACCTGTTCATGGTTCTGCACCGGATATTGCAGGCAAAGGAATTTCAAATCCTTCAGCAATGATCTTATCAGCTGTTATGATGTTGGATTATCTTGGTGAGGCTGAACAAGCTCAAGAACTTGAGAATGCACTTTTAGATGTGTTGAGCAGTTCCAAGGTTACAACGCCGGATCTTGGTGGATCATCTAAAACAATTGAAATGGCCAATGAAATTCGATCAAAACTTATTTAA
- the fbp gene encoding fructose-1,6-bisphosphate aldolase/phosphatase, which yields MKTTISVIKADVGSIAGHAKTHVALKNKCDEVLAKAKESELLVDYHITSCGDDIDLIMTHRNGEENEEVHELAWNAFLEATQVAKSLKLYGAGQDLLSDTFSGNIKGMGPGCAEMEFKERPSDPVIIFCCDKTEPGAFNMPLFKMFADPFNTAGLVIDPSLHGGYDFEIFDVIEHKKVTMSCPDEMYDALALLGSTGRYVIKHISRRSDNEIAASVSTERLNLMAGQYIGKDDPVAVVRAQSGFPAAGEVVEPFAFPHLVSGWMRGSHNGPLMPVAQRNANPVRFDGPPRVIALGFQINNSELVGPLDMFDDPAFDRSRDLASEVAEYMRRHGPFEPHRLPADEMEYTSLPGVLKMLEDRMEDMD from the coding sequence ATGAAAACTACTATTAGTGTAATTAAAGCAGATGTTGGTAGTATAGCAGGACATGCAAAAACTCATGTCGCTTTAAAAAATAAATGTGACGAGGTACTAGCTAAAGCAAAAGAATCAGAACTTCTTGTGGACTATCATATAACCAGTTGTGGTGATGATATAGACTTGATCATGACCCACAGAAACGGTGAAGAAAATGAAGAAGTTCATGAACTAGCATGGAACGCATTTTTAGAAGCTACTCAAGTAGCAAAAAGCCTTAAACTCTATGGTGCAGGCCAAGACCTTCTTTCAGACACTTTCTCAGGTAACATTAAGGGCATGGGTCCTGGATGTGCTGAAATGGAATTTAAAGAAAGACCATCTGACCCTGTGATTATTTTCTGTTGTGATAAAACAGAACCAGGTGCATTTAACATGCCTCTCTTTAAGATGTTTGCTGACCCATTCAACACAGCAGGACTTGTAATAGACCCTTCCCTACACGGAGGTTATGACTTTGAAATATTCGATGTAATCGAACACAAAAAAGTTACCATGTCCTGTCCAGATGAAATGTACGATGCATTAGCACTACTCGGATCAACAGGAAGATATGTAATTAAACACATCTCAAGAAGAAGTGACAATGAAATCGCAGCTTCAGTAAGTACAGAAAGATTAAACCTTATGGCAGGCCAGTATATAGGTAAAGATGACCCTGTGGCAGTTGTAAGAGCACAATCAGGATTCCCGGCAGCTGGAGAAGTTGTGGAACCATTCGCATTCCCACACCTAGTAAGTGGATGGATGAGAGGTTCACATAACGGTCCTTTAATGCCCGTAGCCCAGAGAAATGCTAATCCTGTCAGATTTGATGGACCACCACGTGTAATAGCACTTGGATTCCAAATAAACAATTCTGAACTTGTGGGACCATTAGACATGTTTGATGATCCAGCATTTGACAGATCAAGGGATCTTGCATCAGAGGTGGCAGAGTACATGAGAAGACATGGACCATTCGAACCACACAGATTACCTGCTGACGAAATGGAATACACCAGTCTTCCAGGTGTTCTAAAGATGCTAGAAGACAGAATGGAAGACATGGATTAA
- a CDS encoding DUF434 domain-containing protein codes for MKNKLLNNAAYDLKFLLNRGYRKKGALNFVSNKYLLNKDERNYLFRRTFSDSKSISRKGKIISLDEIVGRNIFVDGYNVLITSEIIINQEYDSLVMCDDGVLRDLKAVFGKYNMDINTEKVMLAVTNLMNQHHPLFINFLFDSPVSKSGELAKLTNSILEDHRVNGTAETVRNVDYELVKRSNASCGVVATSDGVIMDRVENILDIPYWFCMENNCSKNLE; via the coding sequence ATGAAAAATAAACTTCTAAACAATGCTGCTTATGATTTAAAATTTCTGTTAAATAGGGGTTACAGAAAGAAAGGTGCTTTAAATTTTGTTTCTAATAAATACCTGTTAAATAAAGATGAAAGGAATTATTTATTTCGGAGAACTTTTTCTGATAGTAAATCCATCTCAAGAAAGGGAAAAATTATTTCTTTAGATGAAATTGTTGGAAGAAATATTTTTGTTGATGGCTACAACGTTTTAATTACTTCTGAAATTATCATCAACCAAGAATACGATTCACTTGTCATGTGTGATGATGGAGTTTTAAGGGATTTAAAGGCTGTTTTTGGTAAATATAACATGGACATAAACACAGAAAAAGTTATGTTAGCTGTTACAAATCTTATGAACCAGCATCACCCACTTTTTATTAATTTTCTCTTCGACAGTCCAGTTAGCAAAAGTGGAGAACTTGCAAAGTTAACCAACTCTATTTTAGAAGATCACAGAGTAAACGGAACTGCTGAAACAGTTCGTAATGTGGATTATGAACTTGTAAAAAGATCGAATGCATCGTGCGGAGTAGTTGCAACTAGCGATGGTGTAATAATGGATCGTGTTGAAAATATCTTAGATATTCCTTACTGGTTTTGTATGGAGAATAACTGTTCAAAGAATTTAGAATAA
- a CDS encoding TIGR00153 family protein: protein MKNLFKRESKVEEYSKDHVETVYRCVNQLNVLMKHFYENDFESIEKTAQEIADLEHEADIIRRKMEIEFFNGAFLPFDREDRIILAEEVDSVADMTEETGFGICLSKINFPTIYKTDFMELTESVQNTVSALKKCIELLSEDLGQALDTAHEVESLEDVVDKIERKILRRLYEDYKKGEIDILTHIELKSTVLRIGNIADRAENASDRVPIIVAKRKG from the coding sequence ATGAAAAACCTGTTTAAAAGGGAATCAAAGGTAGAGGAATACTCTAAAGACCATGTTGAAACGGTTTACCGGTGTGTAAACCAGTTAAATGTACTCATGAAACATTTTTATGAGAACGATTTTGAATCCATAGAAAAAACAGCACAGGAAATTGCTGATTTAGAACACGAAGCAGATATTATTCGTAGAAAAATGGAAATAGAATTTTTTAATGGAGCTTTTCTACCATTTGACAGGGAAGATCGGATAATCCTAGCAGAAGAAGTTGATAGTGTAGCAGATATGACTGAAGAAACTGGTTTTGGAATTTGTTTAAGCAAAATCAACTTTCCAACTATCTACAAAACAGACTTCATGGAACTCACAGAATCAGTTCAGAACACTGTATCTGCTCTGAAAAAATGCATCGAACTTTTAAGTGAGGATCTTGGACAAGCCCTTGACACTGCCCACGAAGTTGAAAGTCTAGAAGATGTGGTTGACAAAATCGAACGAAAAATACTAAGAAGGCTTTACGAGGATTATAAAAAGGGTGAAATAGATATTTTAACCCATATAGAACTTAAAAGTACTGTATTAAGAATTGGAAACATAGCTGATCGTGCAGAAAATGCTTCGGACAGAGTTCCCATAATTGTAGCCAAAAGAAAGGGATAA
- a CDS encoding DUF357 domain-containing protein — MDAVERIEKDIVLFAKNIKEIESIEIHEKDVQVIEMAKNYRKDTDYYLEKKDYLTSFGCITYAHGLLDAVRLMHELI; from the coding sequence ATGGATGCTGTTGAAAGAATTGAAAAGGATATCGTACTGTTTGCAAAAAATATAAAAGAAATAGAGTCCATAGAAATTCATGAAAAGGATGTTCAGGTCATTGAAATGGCCAAAAATTACAGGAAAGACACGGATTATTATCTTGAAAAGAAGGATTATTTAACATCATTTGGTTGTATAACATATGCCCATGGACTTTTAGATGCTGTACGTCTCATGCACGAATTAATATAA
- the pgsA gene encoding archaetidylinositol phosphate synthase — translation MLNRLRPQVKVILDPVAKKIRINPNILTIMGLLVSLISAYMFATGNLLMGGLLIALSGFVDMLDGAVARNNYQTTKFGGLLDSTADRFADAFILIGIIYGGYVNWIYGILALHASLTVSYVRARAESEGIKCNVGIAERAERLVIIMIGAFLSYFTNIQIFNMNLLGIAVVVIMILGYVTVIQRVYHSWKNLKED, via the coding sequence ATGCTGAACAGACTCAGACCACAGGTTAAAGTTATTCTAGATCCAGTTGCCAAGAAAATTCGAATCAATCCAAATATTCTAACAATTATGGGACTACTGGTAAGTTTAATAAGTGCATACATGTTTGCAACAGGAAACTTGTTGATGGGCGGATTGTTAATAGCGCTTAGTGGATTTGTTGACATGCTGGATGGAGCTGTAGCAAGAAATAACTATCAAACCACAAAATTTGGTGGTTTACTTGACTCAACTGCCGATAGGTTTGCTGATGCCTTCATACTAATAGGTATCATATACGGTGGATATGTTAACTGGATTTACGGAATCCTAGCTTTACATGCATCCTTAACTGTGAGCTATGTGAGGGCAAGAGCAGAATCAGAAGGCATAAAATGCAACGTGGGAATTGCTGAACGGGCAGAACGTCTAGTTATTATAATGATAGGTGCGTTTCTTAGCTACTTCACAAACATACAAATCTTCAACATGAACTTGCTTGGTATCGCTGTAGTTGTTATAATGATCCTTGGTTATGTAACTGTGATTCAAAGGGTTTATCATTCATGGAAAAACCTGAAGGAAGATTAA
- a CDS encoding L-threonylcarbamoyladenylate synthase, translating to MKILKINNKNPDPDTITQAKEYLKQGKIVVYPTDTVYGIAANAYNESAVSKVFDTKKRLKTKAVSLCLAEIEAINDVAFMDNKTEILVEQLFPGPFTVIMRKKEQISPLLTGGTNKIGIRIPDNKLSRDLASEFPITSTSANISGLNVPETPKEVVEQLGDSVDLVLDAGVCKYGYHSTVVDMTGDKPIILRMGAGYETLMNLL from the coding sequence ATGAAAATTTTGAAAATTAACAACAAAAATCCAGATCCCGATACAATAACACAGGCTAAGGAATACTTAAAACAGGGTAAAATAGTAGTGTATCCAACGGATACAGTTTATGGAATAGCTGCAAATGCATATAATGAATCCGCAGTTTCCAAGGTTTTCGATACTAAAAAACGTTTAAAAACTAAAGCAGTATCTTTATGTTTAGCTGAAATTGAAGCAATTAATGATGTGGCATTCATGGATAACAAAACTGAAATACTTGTTGAACAACTTTTTCCAGGACCTTTTACCGTGATCATGAGGAAAAAAGAACAAATATCTCCTTTGTTAACAGGTGGAACCAATAAGATCGGCATAAGAATTCCTGACAACAAATTATCTCGTGATTTGGCATCTGAATTCCCTATTACCAGTACCAGCGCAAATATATCTGGTTTGAATGTTCCAGAAACTCCCAAGGAAGTGGTTGAACAGCTTGGTGATTCTGTTGATCTGGTACTCGATGCAGGTGTTTGTAAATATGGCTACCATTCCACTGTGGTGGATATGACTGGTGATAAGCCTATCATCCTAAGAATGGGAGCAGGATACGAAACATTAATGAATTTACTCTGA
- the radB gene encoding DNA repair and recombination protein RadB, whose amino-acid sequence MKILSELDETKKIPTDSPLDNLMGGGIEKGCLTQFYGPPGSGKTNIALQLLVRCAQNGDKAIFIDTEGGLSIERVKQISNNEFTSFAENIIIFEPTTFKEQIDVIKKIENLLESKKECVELIILDSAVALYRLKEGDSTQINRELGQQMALLSRIARKYDVAVLITNHVYSVFDGDGIIEPVGGTILKYWSKVVVELARSNGLGERSATLKRHRSRPEGLRTRFRIVDCGIE is encoded by the coding sequence ATGAAAATTTTATCTGAATTAGATGAAACTAAAAAAATACCCACAGATTCTCCTTTAGATAATTTGATGGGTGGTGGGATTGAAAAGGGATGTTTGACCCAATTTTATGGACCTCCAGGATCTGGAAAAACCAACATAGCACTTCAGCTCCTTGTTCGATGCGCTCAAAATGGTGATAAAGCAATATTCATAGATACTGAAGGAGGACTTTCCATTGAGAGGGTTAAGCAGATATCAAATAATGAGTTCACGAGTTTTGCAGAAAATATCATAATTTTCGAACCAACAACTTTCAAGGAACAGATAGACGTTATAAAAAAAATTGAAAATTTATTGGAATCCAAAAAAGAATGTGTTGAACTCATCATCTTAGATTCTGCAGTTGCACTGTACAGATTAAAGGAGGGAGATTCTACTCAGATCAACCGTGAATTGGGTCAACAGATGGCACTTTTGTCAAGAATAGCCCGGAAGTATGATGTTGCAGTTCTTATTACCAACCATGTTTATTCAGTTTTTGATGGTGATGGAATTATTGAACCTGTTGGAGGAACTATACTCAAGTATTGGAGTAAGGTCGTGGTTGAACTAGCACGATCGAATGGTCTAGGAGAAAGATCTGCCACTTTAAAAAGACATAGAAGCCGGCCTGAAGGTTTAAGAACTAGATTCCGGATTGTAGATTGTGGCATAGAATGA
- a CDS encoding pyridoxal phosphate-dependent aminotransferase: MISPKKYARPAKSIPKGYKTANDFFDYVFNDEDMVWMGQNTNHLHDENEIMDSMMQSIKKRDYNKYPPPEGFPELKELILEDLGLQSEFDILVTAGGTESLYLCCNDILAPENNTITCDPGYLIIDNFASRFGDHVKSVPIYNKECGYKLTPKLVRENMDANTKLISLVDPLNPLGSSYNKEELKDFADLAEDNDIYLLHDITYRDFAEEHHLMAKYAPEHTLTVYSFSKIYGMAGMRIGALIGIPELIKSIKTIVINDLGTNLVAQRGALAAVKSKKQWLGRITDITRSNQKIIKDAVDQVSGAFIPVYPSQGNMLAIDLKNTGVTPLEISEYLLERKIFTREGSYTSSRFGERYLRVSFSIPPEDVHYFAKTFLEGMESIKRSKLCGS; this comes from the coding sequence ATGATTTCACCAAAAAAATATGCAAGACCTGCAAAATCGATTCCAAAGGGCTATAAAACAGCTAATGATTTCTTTGATTACGTTTTCAACGATGAAGATATGGTTTGGATGGGTCAAAATACCAACCACCTCCATGATGAGAACGAAATTATGGATTCAATGATGCAGAGTATAAAAAAACGTGATTATAACAAGTATCCTCCGCCTGAAGGATTTCCAGAATTGAAGGAATTGATACTAGAAGATCTAGGACTTCAATCAGAATTTGATATTCTTGTTACTGCGGGAGGTACAGAATCCCTTTATCTCTGTTGCAACGACATATTAGCACCAGAAAACAACACCATCACATGTGATCCAGGGTACCTGATCATAGACAACTTCGCGAGTAGATTTGGAGATCATGTTAAATCTGTTCCCATTTACAACAAGGAGTGTGGATATAAACTCACACCAAAGCTTGTAAGGGAAAATATGGACGCCAACACAAAACTAATATCCCTGGTTGACCCTTTAAATCCATTGGGTTCATCGTATAACAAGGAAGAACTGAAGGACTTTGCAGATTTAGCAGAGGACAACGATATATATCTTCTTCACGATATAACATACAGGGATTTTGCCGAAGAACATCATTTGATGGCTAAATACGCACCAGAACACACATTAACTGTTTACAGTTTCTCGAAAATATATGGTATGGCTGGTATGCGTATTGGAGCATTAATTGGAATTCCAGAACTGATCAAATCCATAAAAACCATTGTTATAAACGATCTTGGAACTAACCTAGTGGCTCAAAGGGGAGCTTTAGCTGCAGTAAAATCTAAGAAACAATGGTTGGGCCGTATAACAGATATAACTCGCTCTAACCAAAAAATCATTAAAGACGCGGTTGATCAGGTAAGTGGTGCATTCATACCAGTTTACCCATCACAGGGAAATATGCTGGCGATAGATCTTAAAAATACTGGAGTTACTCCCCTCGAAATTTCAGAATACCTTCTGGAAAGAAAAATATTCACAAGGGAAGGTTCTTACACCAGTTCAAGGTTTGGAGAGAGATATCTTCGTGTAAGTTTTTCAATACCCCCAGAAGATGTGCATTATTTTGCTAAAACTTTCTTAGAGGGTATGGAATCCATAAAGAGATCCAAATTATGTGGTAGTTAA
- a CDS encoding ABC1 kinase family protein, which yields MKFLASNENNLKRLREILKVLSKYEFGYLIEKIKLKHNIPFIGKSYQYDSLEELDESTPERLRLVLQELGPTFIKLGQTLSTRPDLVGRRIATEFTKLQDDNPPVSFDSIKQVIEHELKSPINEIFETFDVEPLGSASIGQVHRAMLKTGEEVAVKVRKPGVENVIKNDLAIMEFLAKRVDSYVPQLKIYNVPGIVDEFKRSIFKEIDYENEALNLKRFRNNFKDDATVHVPAVYSKYSSLKVITMELVVGTKISEVTEADGFDLKLIAERGAISYFKQVVENGFFHADPHPSNIYILKRNVVCYIDFGMMGIIDEQFKTELAELMIYLINNDVSGMISQLTYMGMIDENVDTRSLRYDLTDMMFKYYGTELNEVHGGMNELINIMRKYHIFMPRELVLLARGIGMVEETGQKLDPTFNAVQVGKPVIKKVVKKKFSPLTFADYLKKNVIEMEHILKNIPLSLTKTLYKLEEGEISIKIEHEGLEKITNKISVALILSALLIGSSMIMTTDNGVYLIKFPFLGFLGFGVSAVLAVILVISIIKDRGLSK from the coding sequence GTGAAGTTCTTGGCAAGCAACGAAAACAATCTAAAAAGGTTAAGAGAAATTCTTAAAGTTCTCTCAAAATATGAATTTGGTTACTTGATCGAAAAAATTAAGCTCAAACACAACATTCCATTTATAGGAAAATCGTATCAGTACGATTCCCTTGAGGAACTTGACGAATCCACCCCTGAAAGATTGCGATTGGTTCTCCAGGAGCTTGGGCCAACCTTTATAAAACTGGGTCAAACACTCAGTACCAGACCAGATCTTGTTGGAAGAAGAATAGCCACAGAATTTACTAAATTACAGGATGATAATCCACCAGTTAGTTTTGATTCAATTAAACAAGTGATTGAACACGAGCTTAAATCTCCAATCAACGAAATATTCGAAACTTTTGATGTAGAACCCCTTGGATCTGCTTCCATTGGACAGGTACACAGGGCCATGCTGAAAACAGGAGAAGAAGTAGCTGTAAAGGTTCGGAAACCCGGTGTTGAAAATGTTATTAAAAATGATCTGGCCATAATGGAATTTTTAGCCAAAAGGGTGGATAGCTACGTTCCCCAGCTTAAAATTTACAATGTTCCAGGAATTGTTGATGAATTTAAACGTTCCATATTCAAAGAAATTGACTACGAAAATGAAGCTCTTAACCTTAAACGATTTAGAAACAACTTCAAAGACGATGCCACAGTTCATGTACCTGCTGTGTACAGTAAATATTCTTCATTAAAAGTTATAACAATGGAACTGGTTGTAGGAACCAAAATTTCTGAAGTGACTGAAGCTGATGGATTCGATCTTAAATTAATTGCTGAACGTGGTGCCATATCCTACTTCAAACAGGTTGTTGAGAATGGATTTTTCCATGCTGATCCACATCCCTCTAACATCTACATTCTAAAGAGAAATGTTGTCTGCTACATTGATTTTGGAATGATGGGAATCATAGATGAGCAATTTAAAACTGAACTTGCAGAACTCATGATATACCTCATAAATAATGATGTGAGTGGCATGATAAGTCAACTCACCTACATGGGTATGATAGATGAAAATGTAGACACGAGATCCCTCAGGTACGACCTTACAGATATGATGTTCAAATATTATGGTACAGAATTAAACGAAGTCCATGGTGGAATGAATGAATTGATAAACATCATGAGGAAGTACCATATTTTCATGCCAAGGGAACTGGTACTGCTTGCCAGAGGTATTGGAATGGTGGAAGAAACTGGACAAAAATTGGATCCAACCTTTAACGCTGTGCAAGTAGGAAAGCCCGTCATAAAAAAGGTTGTGAAGAAAAAATTTTCTCCCCTGACCTTTGCAGACTACCTTAAAAAGAACGTCATCGAAATGGAACACATACTAAAAAATATTCCATTGTCACTCACCAAAACTCTTTACAAACTTGAAGAGGGAGAAATCAGTATTAAAATTGAGCATGAAGGACTTGAAAAAATAACCAACAAAATATCTGTTGCTTTAATTCTTTCCGCGTTATTAATTGGTTCTTCAATGATAATGACCACAGACAATGGAGTGTACTTGATCAAATTCCCATTCCTTGGATTTTTAGGATTTGGTGTAAGTGCTGTGCTGGCTGTTATCCTTGTGATTTCAATTATTAAAGACAGGGGTCTTTCCAAATAA